In Burkholderia savannae, one genomic interval encodes:
- a CDS encoding ABC transporter permease has protein sequence MNDRSIDRNAGARPGQAGGVAAKPAGVRLGLSNYIGLALALLALIALFSMLSSHFLTYDTFSTIANQIPDLVVLSVGMTFVLVIAGIDLSVGSVLALAASVVSVAALRWQWPPLFAALAGVAAAAATGTLTGAVTVGWRIPSFIVSLGVLEAARGVAYQLTNSRTAYIGDAFDFLSNPIALGISPAFLIAVAVMAVAQFVLARTVFGRYLVGIGTNEEAVRLAGVNPRPYKIIVFALMGALAGLAALFQISRLEAADPNAGAGLELQVIAAVVIGGTSLMGGRGSVVSTFFGVLIISVLAAGLAQIGANEPTKRIITGAVIVVAVVLDTYRSRRARG, from the coding sequence ATGAACGACCGATCCATCGACCGAAACGCCGGCGCCCGGCCCGGGCAGGCGGGCGGCGTCGCGGCGAAGCCGGCCGGCGTGCGGCTCGGCCTGTCGAACTACATCGGGCTCGCGCTCGCGCTTCTCGCGCTGATCGCGCTCTTCTCGATGCTGAGCTCGCACTTCCTCACGTACGACACCTTCAGCACGATCGCAAATCAGATTCCCGACCTCGTCGTGCTGTCGGTCGGCATGACCTTCGTGCTCGTCATCGCGGGCATCGATCTGTCGGTCGGCTCCGTGCTCGCGCTCGCGGCGTCGGTCGTGAGCGTGGCCGCGCTGCGCTGGCAGTGGCCGCCGCTCTTCGCCGCGCTCGCCGGCGTCGCGGCGGCGGCCGCGACGGGCACGCTGACGGGCGCCGTCACGGTCGGCTGGCGGATTCCGTCGTTCATCGTGTCGCTCGGCGTGCTCGAGGCGGCGCGCGGCGTCGCATACCAGTTGACCAACTCGCGCACCGCCTACATCGGCGACGCGTTCGACTTCCTGTCGAACCCGATCGCGCTCGGCATCTCACCCGCGTTCCTGATCGCGGTCGCGGTGATGGCCGTCGCGCAATTCGTGCTCGCGCGCACTGTGTTCGGCCGCTACCTCGTCGGCATCGGCACGAACGAGGAAGCAGTGCGACTGGCCGGGGTTAACCCGCGCCCGTATAAAATCATCGTTTTCGCGCTGATGGGCGCGCTCGCCGGGCTCGCCGCGCTGTTTCAGATCTCCCGGCTCGAAGCCGCCGATCCGAACGCGGGCGCGGGCCTCGAGCTGCAGGTGATCGCGGCCGTCGTGATCGGCGGCACGAGCCTCATGGGCGGTCGCGGCTCGGTCGTCAGCACGTTCTTCGGCGTGTTGATCATCTCCGTGCTCGCGGCCGGTCTCGCGCAGATCGGCGCGAACGAGCCCACCAAACGCATCATCACGGGCGCCGTGATCGTCGTGGCCGTCGTGCTCGACACGTATCGCAGCCGGCGCGCGCGGGGATAG